In Bacillus rossius redtenbacheri isolate Brsri chromosome 11, Brsri_v3, whole genome shotgun sequence, the DNA window TGTGATGACAAAAAACAACTCACCCTTCACTGTCAGAGCTCTTATCAGATTTCTTATGAGCAACATCTTTCTTGTCCTTCTTATCTTTGCGTGGGACCTCCTCTTTGGCAGGAACATCCTCGTTTTTAACATCCTGTCCCTTGCGATGGCCCCGATACGGTTTTTCAATCACAGATCCTTTGTCTTTCTTGGAAGATTCTTTTGAATTGAGTAACTTATCTCTTGAAGAGTCAGTTTCATTTGAAACTGGTTTCATTTCCTTCATCGGTTCTTTCTCCTTCTTGtcaatgttcaaattttttgtctGTTTTCCATCTTCCTTCCCACTTCTATTCTTCTGGATTAGATCAGACATATTTTTGCCTTCTTTAGAAGTTTTTACTTGTTCTGGTGAAACCTCTCTTATAATCCCTTTCTTTTCTTCTTTGGCAACCTCTTTCTTCTGAActattatttctgttttatcatCCTTCTTTTTTACACCAATTTTACCATCATTCTTAACTTTATCTTTTGTTACATCTTCAGCATTTTTTTCAACTTCTTTCTTTTCTGATGATTTTGAATCAGTCTTTGAATCAATCTCTTTCGACCTGCTTTTACTATCATTCCTCTTTTCTCTGGaatgttttttcttttttccttttgAGTGTTTCTTCTTTCTGTATCTAACCTTATCATCATCATCTGTTTTTTGTTTACCACTTTGCTTTCCCGTCTCTGCTGCTTCGGAATCAAACCCATTTTTACTCTCCTCGGTTCCCAATTCTGACTTCTCAGGCACCAGTTCAAGTTTTGTGTCGGGCGTTTCGGACAGCCGGCTAGCCTCGACGTCGTTCACGATGACCTCTCGGACCTTCTTGTTCACATCACTGCTCAGAACTTCTTCATCAGACTCTTCGTCAGTATGTTTATCTTTGTCACCGCCTTTGACGTCGTCCTGCTTCTCCGCGAGCTCGACCGCCGGGTCCGGGCTCGAAGCCGGCAAGGCAGGCCCGACTATCACCTCCAAGACCTGCTGCTCCGAGATGTCTCCCATCACCGGAGCCAGGAGCTCGCTCTGGGACTCGTCCCCCATTATCTCGACCACCTCCGCAACAGTTTCGGACATGGGCACCTCGACTTCCTGGATGTTGAACACTTCCTGCTCCATGTCCGCCACGACCATTCCGCTCGGCTCCGCACCGTTCACGGCGTAGCCCTCCGTCAGATCCTGCTCGCCTTTCGTTGCGACTTCCACTTCGCTGCCGACCACCCCATTGTCCTCTTTCTCGCCCTCAGCATCTATGACTTCCACCAGAACCTCCTCATTCACTTGATGATCGCTCTCTGCTGTTTCTGGGGCATCTTCCACATTCTTCTCCTCAGGACTTGTCTCCTTCACAGGTTCGCTTATCACTTGTTCATGCATAGCTACGATGATTTTTCCATCGTGTTTCTGTACATTTTGACTGCCAACTTCTTCATATTGTTCCTTGacctaaaaataaaccaaaaccaaGTAATAGATGTTCAAATATActttaccaataaaaaaaaaaagaaatattacaaaaatatttctagCATGCTTTGCTGTATGagtaaaaagaaaatatgtaAAGTGCTTATGTTTATGAACTAGGCATATTAAATTAGCTGAAAAAAGGACGATCAGAAGACACAAAGATAAACAGCAAGTAGTGATTACTGTcacaacaaggaaaaaaataaaattacaaacatcacGTTCACGTTCTAAGAAGCACTGCAGAACCACAATACTATGCTGTGGCATACCTATTACAGCCAAAGCTCAAAGTGTGGCAATACAAGTGTTGCACTTTCAAAGCATGAGCTCAGGTATGATGAAACATGTTGTATCAAAGATCACAGGCTATTTTCCCGGGAAGAAAAAAACAGCAGGAAAGGTGAGAGCAAGGGCCCCCACAATAAACTGGTGCACACTTTATTTACTTTATGGTGCACATATAtacaattgtaatttttatttttaaattgcctTTTGGAAAACTTGCCTTTGGtgttaataaaaatgtcttattgAAGCAGTTATGAATATTTGATTATGATttgctgaaagtttttttttttgcgggtagGTATAATACTTATTACCAcaaaaatataagcaaaaatttATCAACAAttccgataatttttttttgcctctaaATGAAGATTTTTTCCCTGTGCTGTTTATATCAAAAAGCATCCTAATTTTACTGTGGACATTACTCCAAAGCATGCATGTCTGGCACTGGCTAAGCATACGCGACATTCGTCAATTGTCCCCAGAAGCGAAGTGAAGCAATTCAAACACCCTGTGAATGGTTCACTTGGTTCATTGTCACTCCAGGAATCACATGTGGCAAAAATATGCTGCCTCCTGCCATTTTTCACTGTGTGCACACTTTCAGACTTTGCTGCACAGGGTTGCCATCATCACACATTATGCATTTCCAATGATTTGTTCAAAGTtcacacatcccccccccccccccccgaactatGATCTTGCTAGCAATCACATTACAAAGTTCATCACTCCATAGTTTCTGGACATACTCTACATGCAAGGTCAATTTCACACAATATACGTAACACTTGAAAATTAGAAAGAAAGCTTAAAATTGGCCATTATTCAGATGAAATGATGGCAGCAAGGAACCAGGAATTAACTGAACCCATATAAGTATTTAATTGATGCTGAATATAACAAACAAGGCTTAGTGTTTACTTGATACACAAAATTATATAAGTTAAAAATGAGTAGGtaccatttttaataattttgaattattgcTAATGATTTTCATGTGTAAAACAACCGATGTTTAAGTTGGATTTTGGGCTTCTGTTTGCTTTAGTTACTGACAGTAGACGATTCCAAAGTGTTCAGATTAGCCTGGAATGTACAATATACTCTCATTCTCATGCTCGTAATGAATAGAATGAATGCAACACAGAttagatgatgatgataataataaaagCACCTAACGACAAAACCTATGCAAGCACGCATCTTCACGACTGTTCACATCACTGCTCTTCCACTCACCTCGTTTCCAAAGTCGAGAGCTCTCACCCAGCTGCCTTTCACGTCCACTGCCCCACTCGCGATGGTAACATTCGCCGGCTCCGTGCAGACTATATCCTCTGTGGCCAACACCTGGTGTCAGATCACAGTTTCTAAACTCCATCTCCTGCGTGCCATTTTAGTTATTACATTTTCTTGTCATTGCAATTATTACAAGGCTCTTCCTGTAAAACTGCTCTGAATAGCCTAGAATTTTATACTTCATCACAAATTCTTGCTACCTGTTGTTAGCTAATAACGAAAAATTAAAGCACGTGTTCATAATTAGGACAACAGCTTGCAAACAACATGTGATGAATCTTGCGACCAAAGAACAAAAACAAAGCAGCTAATACAAAGGAtgacataaaaattacataattaaatacgGCGTGTGTTAAGAGGATTGAGTACACTAAATCAAGGGTTTTCTCTgagaaaacaaatatatatttttttttgctgtagtaGCTACTGGTAGCTAGtgaatgtaataattattatgaaaaGAGTTTACGAATGATTTCAttctttttataataaataaataaaaaaaaattgaaaccataTCTGTAAAGAAAATTTGACTATAATTAGTGATGAGCCGAGACTCAAAACCTCAAGCCGAGTTAAAAGAGTAGCTAAAGCTAGAGTAAACTCGAAAGTCCAGTTCTTTATACTCAACAGGACCAGACtcgaaaatatttataacttgttACATTTTTTACATGCGTAACGAGAATAACATTAAGTACCAAAATTTTGTAAACACTTCCCAATGTTATCTCCTATTTATTTTTGCACAGTTTTCTTTAAGTAcagttaattttacataattacattgccctaataattttaaacatttcttcCGCTATTTACGTTTCCAAACACTGAAAAAGATGCCATTTTGGAATGGCATGATGTAAGTCAAGAGATTTGTAACACATCAGACAAACTATTACGAGAAAATATCTTAATGtctcaaaattacattttttctaCTACATTAGCAATCAATAGTTTTGTTGTTCAGCACAAATAGGAAAGTGTTAcactacataattttaaaatctttatctaTGAAAATGGGGGACGCCTAACCTCCATCAATGGTCagacataattatttttgtaaacaatttaagTTATTACATATTTTACGTACCTATAGTTTAATgtcgtttttaaaataaatatttgatgtgatgtttgaaaatgtttgtgggttgctGTTTTTGAAGTCTGGAAATTCATTTCCATCCAGAAAATGGTAGAAGAAAAGgaaaattataccaaaatttttttcggttgtttacattttttcatactTTATGCATAGgcaaatgtaaattaaataaacattggaATATTTGGTTATCTAGCATATTACTGTGGTGCAACGTGTTTAAATTACTGAATGAGTGCAATCACTGAATAATATGATGGGTGAAGGAAATGGGAacaaaaaagagagaaaaagacagagaaagaaaaaatatttttttttgtaaccatttTGATAGCAAAATTTGCTATTCATAAATATTACCATTTCCAAAACTGCTTCATCTGTCAGTTCATCACACTGCACAGTTTCCTTCAGATCTTCAAATTTCACTTCCACAAGCTCGCCATCATCTTCCTCATCTTTGTCTGTTTCTTGCTCTGTCTGCAACACTTCTTGGGCTGCAAACATTGAAAACAGCTTTTTGCACCTTCCAAGTTGCTGACTGTACCTCAAAATTGAAACATGCTTTTATGGTCAGATGAttaaaactaaaaagaaaaaaatatatatatatatcaagaaATTATTTACCTAGAAACTTTATTCAACTCTGAAGTTCAGTTTAATTTAAAGCAACTTGTTATCTTTATTCTTGCAAGAACTAGATTTACCAGATTTTCATATGCATTACACATAGCAATGCATTTGGAATAATATTTTCACATACTTTTCTACAGCGTATGTACTTTGCTGAGAATGGaatcacaaacatttttattattttttttttgttttaaataaaaactctaccaaacttaaaaactatttttaagtaCGTATCTACAACAGTAAGTATtgaaacgtcaaaaaaaaacgtaaattataaaaaataaataaaaaacctaatACCACATTAGCAACACATGACAGCAATTGCAAGTTATGTATGTATTATAATGGCAAGGGATGTAACCCCCCAACTTACCAGAGGTCAGTGAAAATAGGATACACACACAGAGTTAAAAAtgatagggtagggtggggctatttgggcCATGGGGATTTTCGGACCAAAATAATAGCCATAAAAGCAACGACGGCATTTCCCGTGTGAGAGCTTGTGACTCGTGAGTGAAGTTGTTAATGGAAGCGCTAGAAGATTTAACTAAATATCTTAAACGTATTTCATGATGATATCAATTGAAAATTTGTGAGGTAACAATTTTCTGTGAATTAATGGTGGTGATGTAGTTTACAAAATTCTTTCATTAAGATCTGACGGGAAAATTAGGCGCAACTCTATGCATGTTAAGTTCGTATCACTGTATGCAAAGACCACTTCACTGTTCTATATGATGACTAGCGAGGCATATGTTACTTGGTCTTGGAACTATTAGAAGTTTAGAACTATGTTTCACATGGGGCTACTTGAACCACTTTTGGTGGGGTTATTTATATCACACTGAAATATTCTTTCGTTTTCGTTTATATTgcctttatattttaaatgtgtatggtgaagaaaacaaatttaaagaaataaataaaatatataacaatttttaatatattttaccagtaaaaattgttataaattaaacAGAAGTCAATTTTATTTGACTTAAGGTTTAATGTGAATTGATTAGTTGAAATATTGTTTGTAGTTAacataaatttgcattttttaaaattctataaacATTATCTTCAATAATTACTACTAATGCTTacagataaatttaatttttgattttttaagaaggtagatttatatatttatttcatatggAGAGGAATTATAAGAGTAAGAATGTGTACTTGCAGTGGTCTGACGAAAGAATGAACTAACCAAAAATAAATGTCCATGGCCATTCATGTATGAGAGCTGCATCTACATGACCATTCAGGTACGAAAGCTGCAACATCACACTTCGATTTTCCATACACTACTCTGCAGAGGCAAGTCTGTGAAGCTCATCTTCAAACAGAGTTGATGAATGATCCTAACCATGCAAAAAATCCTCAAGAAAGAAAGGCTATTGGTCATCCCACAATATTTCCACCAGGGCAAGACTCTGATCTCGTGGGTAGACTCAAATGTATTTGTAACCAGGTTTTTGGTCACTCAtcaaattaacttttaataaatcaGAACTAAAAACTAGCCAATAACATATTCTCATGCAAAGTTTAATAGAAAACAAAAGCGAAAGTGCAGAATGAGGAAACAAAGTGACACCTCTAAGAGCTCCAAAATGTTTTTGTCAGAATACACTATGTGGCCTCAgggttaattttttaaatatttgtaattgtaaattaacaaacacaaataAGTAATTACATTTGTTGAATAATATAATGGTTTTTGTATGCAAGGACATAAATCAGAAATAGTTTGATAAAACACTATCCATTATGTAATTGGAATCAAAATCGAAGAGTTGATTCTAAGGCATCAGGATCAGTTCATTTCAGGAACTGACCAAACACTAAAAACCAGCCCTACACAATTTTCCCACTGTACTTTAGCATCAGGTGACACAATCTAAACCACCCCGGTAGAAATGACAGTGAATAAtgctaggttttttttataacatctcCATATTCTGCTTCCAAAACATTTCTGCTTTTAACCTCCTCCTTTGGCCGCTCAAGTCATAGGTTCTAACTTCACTCAGCGAGAACCTGTCTGGTCACCCACCAACTGGCTTGTACAATTTTAGCTTCACAGCGTAATTTATTCCAGCACACCTCTTTTTCTTTCTGCAAAAAAATATGTTCAACTGCAAGTGAATACACCACAAAGTAGCAATTTTAATTGGACATTTCTATAaaaaggtgtgtgtgtatatatatgtgtgtgtgtacagggccgcaactagagtctctggcacccggggaatgaatggattcatgcgcccccccccccctcctcttttttttgcacataccacgccaataaagcggggggggggggggggggatggggggggtcCGGGGCCCTCCGACGGAAAAAATGGGtgctatgttgagacgttatattgtaaatcagattagacattcctggcatgcaagttaaaaaactttttaccagttaccagttgtagtaggaaggaattaAGATGCAAgcaatttcggcgcccccacagctttgcgcccggggcgtatgccccccccccccccccctagttgtggccctgtgtgtgtgtgtgtgtatatgcacacacacatacatatacacacataacaTTTTCactatgaataaattaaaaaaaaaaaagaatacacgcAACACTATCAGTGGACAGTTTCATGCACGATGTACACACCCTGGgcgaagggagggagggggagcgCAGGGGCGGGTACAGGGGGGTGCTCACCTGGTGTGGTGCTGGGGcgtggcggtggtggtggtggtggcggtgGTGGTGTTGGGAGGGGCTGTGCTGGTGGAGCTGGTGGAGCTGGTGGCATGGATGGTGTCTGTGGTGCCTGGATCGGCTGCGGTGCGGGTTGCCTAGCGACGCTGGGCAGCTCGGGCAAGGGCTTGCCCGGCAGGCTGGGCGGCAGCTCAAGCAACATGGACAGCGTGGGGGCGCCTGGAGAGAgggggaatgggggggggggggacccacaGGACATGACTCTGGGGGGCGTAACCGAACACAACCTGCCAACGtcagagattagggaaatatacagatggagcttaagggctccgcctacctggtcacacaggcggtgcgcagagcttctggaaaaacaacgcgatttcaaaactactcaagatatccgagtggggtatgtttacgaaaagcatttaagagttcgctgaggcccgaaaagtacttttaattttggatcatgtttttaaactgtatttctagaagagttaaaatggctaaaacgcgtgttttcagagtaattttttgtcgtgaaacaaccagtacagattcttaaaagcacttaagggacttgcattacacctttatcttcattcctccgccatataatgttacggtcaccgctcaaatttcacagttatcttgtgACGACGAAAAGACTatgcgtcaattcagagccttgcgcttagaggcgataccgcgctagaaataccatcgagcgtcgcacttatcatcaggcctcactaacacacatacacccctgacgaggcgggccccttaaggtccGTGAAGGGGGTGAAGCCAAAACGAGTGAGGGATATCAGTGTACTACACATACCGATATGGTGGCCGTTTgattacaaatgtatcagctgaaATTGTATTGGAGGTGACAATTGGAGAAAAATATCAACTCACATCATTACAATTGTGTTATGAagatttgttttgtatttttattatatatatataaacatattaaacagtaatattttgatataattttctcCCGAATAGCTTAACTACAGTcattaataaaagcaggctagaacagctgatacaaatataaacaaacatcctCCATATTGGTATGTacgtgaaaatcagaaaaaaaaaagcttaatttCTGACTGCTTATGGTacatctgtatcctttcctaatcttAGATCCAATGTAGCCTTACTGGTAAACAATCTTCCATCAGCACAATAAGTAGCACCACTGATAATCCAACCACTATACAAACTACAATTGATTATTCATTTAATTGCtgcaaaaataaatcattttgagTTTCTTTTCAAGGCTAACCTGTCTAAGGAACTGAAATAGGAGagttgaaaacaatatttttgaaagaTATTTTCAATTCAAGCTGCTTTGATTCTGCAAAAATGTTCTTGCTGTTGAAAAAAATTGGCATAAACAACGAGTTTCATGCTACACGGTTTGTACTActatgggagaaaaaaaaatttgaagaaaatttaAGGATCTATCAAATACCACTGCATCAAAAATTTAATATACTCAACTGCATAATTTTAAGTAGAACATACCATACCCGGTTACAGTATTTCTGGAACAataataaaaactgaaaatatttacttatGATTGCTTTTGACTTCACATAGCAGGTGTTTATTTTTGACAATTGTTTTTCTAATCACATTGAACTTGATAAAGTTAACTCAATAGTGAAAGACTACAGGTGCTTCAGATGCAGCAATGCCTGTATACAAATGGGCCTTCTTTCATTTCAAGTACCAACTTTGGCAACAATCCAAAATCTTTTTCCTTTTAATGTAATAGTTAATAAAAGTGAAGAACTTTCGGGGACCATAGCAGAATATAAGTAATTTTACGGGCCCTTGAATATCAATTAGGAAATTAAGGACTGTTAAGGTATTTTAAGGAACGTACACACCCTTTCCGATGTAACTTGATAATCGGCAACCACATTCAGTAATGATATTGGTACACCCCCACAAAACACATGGCAAGCAAACGTCTGCACACAGTATTCTGTAAGACCGTGTTTACCCGAATAGAACAACATGCTCCATTAAAATTTAcacatacatacaaatatttaGGATTTTATTATAATTGCCACCTGAAATTAGCAAAGTTGATTTTTTCTTATGTAGTACCATTAAGAAACATTCAACTGTTAACAGAATGTTAACATTTTACCTACACAAACtcttattttaatattcttaaCTTGCTTGAAATGCTACAATACCTTAGCTTTAAtattcaaattgtttgttttatttacttttcacaaACTACACAgatatatgtatttaaatgtaCTGCTTCCCTAATTTGAATCAAACTGAAAATATATTATCTTTTAACTAATCAAAAATGAAATCATGTAGTCAAGTAAATACGATTAAGTAACCCTGCACAGCCCATAATATATACAACACAACTTACCACAACCACATATTGAAAACACAAGTTTGAAATACAATATGCGGATGAAAAAATAGTAAATACTACATACTACAACATAAGGCTACTTGcaaaattttgcattttgtaaAAAGTGCACATACATGCTGACTTTAGGTACCAATGCGAAAAATAACTGCAAGAATtactattattataaattattattattctttagaaaacagaccaaatatttaaactgaacttttttttttaaattttaaaataattaatttcagtctttaaatatatttatttcacacaaaatATGGTAGAGGCATCAGGCAAAATTTGTTTGATTGTGATGGTAGTGTGAATGTTATATTAATatcttttcaaatttatttatgcttAGGTCTATTTTTTTCCCAATCTATAtcaatatatttacaggatttaaaataattccagacaggtatatttaaaaatgaacagTTTGTACCCAAGTGATTTGAAGCCCAATCAAAATCTCAGAGGTTCCATTGCCTTAGTTTCTGCATATGAACATGCGatgtaaaacaatataaaaaaaacccaATAGACTACAAGGCCAAGTCTATAAACCATGCCAGGAATGCAACGACACAACCAACAAAAGAAAACCATGGTCATTTATAAACCACGAAAGCCTGAAGACGTTATGAATCCTAGAACTTGAAATTGTTgaacatgagaaaaaaaaaaaaaaaaaaaaaattcttccccaCATTTCTTTTGAAAATTCATGTTCATCACTAAAACATATgaaattttgaacaattttatttgtaaaggGTATTTTCTTTCACTAAGcaaaagtttaacaagtgaaaatgtGATACATACAATAAAACAAAAGTGTGTGCGTGGATTCCATGCATGACAGAAGTGAAACCTTCTTGCTTGTTAGGTACAgggagataaattattagtatttatttatagAACAAgggataataattgagaatagtaaggatgcgtatatcataaaaaaaaaacttaggtgTAGagaaacacaagcagcgttacgagaattccgcaGCATCACTGCCGCCTCCCCTTCcaaccgttacaactagcatacagaaTGCTATGCTCCGTACCTATCccccccattcgaccgctagtgcacgCATTGTTGGAGCGGCGTCGCCGCTGATGCACTTTCCTCCTCTACTGATTCCCCCACAATGTACCTATGTGCGACTGGAGTTTTCGTTATGATTGAAAATTGTAGCCCTtccagcaaagaagtttcactacaCAACAAAAATTGTGCCTTCTATATACACTTCATGTGTCTTTATTAGAAGTTTTTTGTACACTTCAGAAATAAGGAAGGCAGAAAGGCAAGCTGAAACGCAAGAAATTCAAAGCTGGCCCAATGCGCGGTTCGTAAACCGGGTGGGTCTAAGCCTTGCAGCGACCACGTGGGCGTGACACAGTAAGCGCTAGGCGGGACCCACCCGCGGACGGAGACGTGCCCTGGGGCTTCAGCTGCTCCTCGGAGGCGTGGGCGATGGCGCTGGACACCAGGTTCTTGAGGCTGGGCGACACGGCGCTGGGCGGGGGCGGCACGGCGCCCGGGGCGGAGCCCAGCAGGCTGGCGATGGTCGGCGAGGCCCCCCTCTGGGCCGTGATCGCCGAGTGGAGTATGGACGCCTGGCACGGCACACACGCACATCTCTCTCTCGGACCCAGCCGTTCGACAGGCTGTCTGCAAATACTACCTAGACCTACTTAGCAAACCAGTTATcacgacttttttttaaaaccattattaAAATTTCCTGACAAAAGTTTTTACATCACAtcaaattactttatattagagACAATATTCCATGGTTTTattttagtccaattttgtttttatttttataaatgctgttttgtaatactaacTCCACAATGTAATGTTAATATAATTTCCACTGGACAAtctccaaatatttatatttaatataatgtatACTTAATGAATTGACGTGAGTTGTGAAGCGAGAATGAGTCACTGTTGCATGGTGTAAACGTGTATGtctctagttaaaaaaaaatgaaagggcCTGACATAAAAGCAATACTTCATTATTTCGAAACATACACAGTTAACAGCAGAATGGCTACGGTTCAGAAAGTAAAAAATTCCGCAATCTGGAATGTTCCTGACAAGTTGAAAACAAGCATACAATCAACAGTTTGCAACCACTACAGAAATGACCCAAAAAATTGAAGAGACTACTTAGTTaattagtatatatataattttttgtttttataactagtaacatgaaatatttattgcCATTGAAAAAAAACCACGTACAGTacctaatttcttaaataatgaatttaaaactctcataaaataaaaaaaatccccacACCAATCcattttcatttgaaatttattttttgaaattttttttttcccttaaaatatTGAATCATTAGAACACTAAGGATTTGATGATATTTGAAGATTTGATCGGCACATCCATAATTTAAAGTCGATATTGATATCGAAGTGTATTTTAGAAtttgtatgaaaattaaaatcaaatttaaaaaaagaaaaatgttcaCACAGTTATGAAAATCACACCAAGCTTTGCAAGCGtctacagagagagagagagagatagagggaaaAACGCCTCACCTGGGACGACGGGGCAGGCGACGGGCTCTTCAGCAGGCTGGTGAGGAgcggggaggagggggtgggcgCGGAGCTCACCGGAGCGAGGACCCTCACCTTGGGCTGAGGGTCCACCGACTCCTCCCGCAAAACCTGCGACACAACGCCCAGGCTGTCCacaagggaaaaaatatttcgtaccaacttaggcgagaaaaaagtactaaattataatttgttatggtttttttaacaatttaacaagttattatgacattgcaatgctcgaacttaaatatatcacaccacacacacgcatacattccatagttttttttaaaaaaataattacgcttaataataaaacatatcggagttacaataatatcattatatt includes these proteins:
- the LOC134536848 gene encoding bromodomain-containing protein 8 isoform X3 encodes the protein MKAVHMDLWSIKEKLCLASAVVQEGEQDWSAVSRLLQPFLEPNRPPDWFSESNCALQYNALLEKVEVPRRKKRSGPDKGDAKIESPGEIIKKKLTDERIEELKRLMQLEKEQYLKDKEEIVLINCGYLDDQLPVMWAEIQEEKQQKEHKAKLHAQWLKEREERQRKIETEQEWKPPIVMGRVQEKMQSLQRRRKAQRAGRRRNSSPSSPSSEPDSTTVDSPLPPDLLRMDVLREESVDPQPKVRVLAPVSSAPTPSSPLLTSLLKSPSPAPSSQASILHSAITAQRGASPTIASLLGSAPGAVPPPPSAVSPSLKNLVSSAIAHASEEQLKPQGTSPSAGAPTLSMLLELPPSLPGKPLPELPSVARQPAPQPIQAPQTPSMPPAPPAPPAQPLPTPPPPPPPPPPRPSTTPAQEVLQTEQETDKDEEDDGELVEVKFEDLKETVQCDELTDEAVLEMVLATEDIVCTEPANVTIASGAVDVKGSWVRALDFGNEVKEQYEEVGSQNVQKHDGKIIVAMHEQVISEPVKETSPEEKNVEDAPETAESDHQVNEEVLVEVIDAEGEKEDNGVVGSEVEVATKGEQDLTEGYAVNGAEPSGMVVADMEQEVFNIQEVEVPMSETVAEVVEIMGDESQSELLAPVMGDISEQQVLEVIVGPALPASSPDPAVELAEKQDDVKGGDKDKHTDEESDEEVLSSDVNKKVREVIVNDVEASRLSETPDTKLELVPEKSELGTEESKNGFDSEAAETGKQSGKQKTDDDDKVRYRKKKHSKGKKKKHSREKRNDSKSRSKEIDSKTDSKSSEKKEVEKNAEDVTKDKVKNDGKIGVKKKDDKTEIIVQKKEVAKEEKKGIIREVSPEQVKTSKEGKNMSDLIQKNRSGKEDGKQTKNLNIDKKEKEPMKEMKPVSNETDSSRDKLLNSKESSKKDKGSVIEKPYRGHRKGQDVKNEDVPAKEEVPRKDKKDKKDVAHKKSDKSSDSEGGTGSGFLKEPTPAPTDEEDEKPLAEIADEKKLQLVSNILAKEERPARGAEPQSGEDDKASDAEPSRVASKKQRAAASTPIDSVPNSPAASFTTDEEREHKAWKKAIMLLYNRLATHKYASLFLRPITNDLAPGYSSYIYRPIDLQMIKKNIETGVIRTTTEFQKEVMRMFKNAIMYNKSLHDVHLMALEMQEECLQHIEEFVATQMLVASVGETPTRRETRTWDANKQREFLRSPRPSSQEDAEPTKPSKRKRNDTSSETPDHTPKRKTVG
- the LOC134536848 gene encoding bromodomain-containing protein 8 isoform X2, translated to MKAVHMDLWSIKEKLCLASAVVQEGEQDWSAVSRLLQPFLEPNRPPDWFSESNCALQYNALLEKVEVPRRKKRSGPDKGDAKIESPGEIIKKKLTDERIEELKRLMQLEKEQYLKDKEEIVLINCGYLDDQLPVMWAEIQEEKQQKEHKAKLHAQWLKEREERQRKIETEQEWKPPIVMGRVQEKMQSLQRRRKAQRAGRRRNSSPSSPSSEPDSTTVDSPLPPDLLRMDVLREESVDPQPKVRVLAPVSSAPTPSSPLLTSLLKSPSPAPSSQASILHSAITAQRGASPTIASLLGSAPGAVPPPPSAVSPSLKNLVSSAIAHASEEQLKPQGTSPSAGAPTLSMLLELPPSLPGKPLPELPSVARQPAPQPIQAPQTPSMPPAPPAPPAQPLPTPPPPPPPPPPRPSTTPAQEVLQTEQETDKDEEDDGELVEVKFEDLKETVQCDELTDEAVLEMVLATEDIVCTEPANVTIASGAVDVKGSWVRALDFGNEVKEQYEEVGSQNVQKHDGKIIVAMHEQVISEPVKETSPEEKNVEDAPETAESDHQVNEEVLVEVIDAEGEKEDNGVVGSEVEVATKGEQDLTEGYAVNGAEPSGMVVADMEQEVFNIQEVEVPMSETVAEVVEIMGDESQSELLAPVMGDISEQQVLEVIVGPALPASSPDPAVELAEKQDDVKGGDKDKHTDEESDEEVLSSDVNKKVREVIVNDVEASRLSETPDTKLELVPEKSELGTEESKNGFDSEAAETGKQSGKQKTDDDDKVRYRKKKHSKGKKKKHSREKRNDSKSRSKEIDSKTDSKSSEKKEVEKNAEDVTKDKVKNDGKIGVKKKDDKTEIIVQKKEVAKEEKKGIIREVSPEQVKTSKEGKNMSDLIQKNRSGKEDGKQTKNLNIDKKEKEPMKEMKPVSNETDSSRDKLLNSKESSKKDKGSVIEKPYRGHRKGQDVKNEDVPAKEEVPRKDKKDKKDVAHKKSDKSSDSEGGTGSGFLKEPTPAPTDEEDEKPLAEIADEKKLQLVSNILAKEERPARGAEPQSGEDDKASDAEPSRVASKKQRAAASTPIDSVPNSPAASFTTDEEREHKAWKKAIMLLYNRLATHKYASLFLRPITNDLAPGYSSYIYRPIDLQMIKKNIETGVIRTTTEFQKEVMRMFKNAIMYNKSLHDVHLMALEMQEECLQHIEEFVATQMLVASVGETPTRRETRTWDANKQREFLRSPRPSSQEDAEPTKPSKRKRNDTSSETPDHTPKRKTAED